One window from the genome of Hydra vulgaris chromosome 02, alternate assembly HydraT2T_AEP encodes:
- the LOC136075823 gene encoding piggyBac transposable element-derived protein 4-like, producing MLQPGRDISIDESLLLWKGRLSFKQSIRSKSARFGIKTFALACGKTGYVWNEIIYLGAGTEISQQYKYQATDVVMSLSEELLDVGRCIYLDNWYTSLEICDFLVQRKTDVVGTLRSNRKYLPKDVINAKLKSNERCVAYEQGYQFMVMHWKDKRDVYMITTCIPDTLEIVLRKGAGKEVPTVIHIYNSNMGGVDLSDQMTTSYACERKRVKKWYKKFYFHLINLSIFNAQVIHKMLGGKLKALEFRMQLVSALVSFYGYDIVTSG from the coding sequence ATGTTACAACCAGGACGTGATATATCCATAGATGAATCATTACTTTTGTGGAAGGGAAGGCTGTCGTTTAAACAATCGATACGATCAAAAAGTGCACGCTTCGGTATTAAGACGTTTGCATTGGCATGTGGGAAAACAGGATATGTCTGGAATGAAATTATATACCTTGGTGCTGGCACAGAAATTTCTCAACAATACAAATATCAGGCCACCGATGTAGTAATGTCATTATCTGAAGAACTGTTAGATGTTGGACGGTGTATATACCTTGACAATTGGTATACCTCATTGGAAATTTGTGATTTTCTTGTTCAAAGAAAGACTGATGTTGTGGGAACATTACGAAGCAACAGAAAGTATCTACCAAAAGATGTTattaatgcaaaattgaaatcAAATGAAAGGTGTGTTGCATACGAGCAAGGATATCAATTCATGGTAATGCATTGGAAGGATAAACGTGATGTTTACATGATAACCACCTGCATACCTGATACTTTAGAAATTGTCTTACGTAAAGGTGCAGGGAAAGAAGTACCAACTGTTATCCACATTTACAACAGCAACATGGGTGGTGTTGATCTTAGTGATCAAATGACCACCTCCTATGCTTGTGAGCGAAAAAGGGTGAAAAAGTGGTataagaagttttattttcatctgATTAATCTTTCCATATTTAATGCACAAGTCATTCACAAAATGTTAGGAGGTAAACTAAAGGCTTTAGAATTCAGAATGCAGCTTGTTAGtgctttagtttctttttatgGTTATGACATAGTAACATCCGGATAG